In Candidatus Woesearchaeota archaeon, a genomic segment contains:
- a CDS encoding phosphatase PAP2 family protein: protein MLKLPFRIISLTASTPIFILIIAYATYINIISLNHTILMILSFIASTIIIATLRMFFKKESRNQKSFETTFIKKFGITNKSKIHEFFEKIKKRQFISGHVTRTTIIAYTIFLNSFTEFYIYAAIYILIISASRIILNRHNVVDCILGIILGIITTHFLNLFLF from the coding sequence ATGCTAAAACTGCCCTTTAGAATAATAAGCTTGACAGCATCAACACCCATATTTATTCTGATAATAGCATATGCAACTTACATAAACATAATATCTTTAAACCACACAATACTAATGATTTTATCTTTTATAGCTTCAACAATAATAATAGCAACACTAAGAATGTTTTTCAAAAAAGAAAGCCGCAATCAAAAATCTTTTGAAACAACATTCATAAAAAAGTTTGGAATAACAAACAAAAGTAAAATTCACGAATTCTTTGAAAAAATAAAAAAAAGACAATTCATATCAGGACACGTAACAAGAACAACAATAATAGCATACACAATATTTCTAAATTCATTTACAGAATTCTACATTTATGCAGCAATATATATTCTAATAATATCGGCATCCAGAATAATACTTAACAGGCACAACGTTGTTGATTGCATACTAGGAATAATTCTCGGAATAATAACAACTCATTTCTTAAATTTATTTCTGTTCTGA